Proteins encoded by one window of Microplitis demolitor isolate Queensland-Clemson2020A chromosome 6, iyMicDemo2.1a, whole genome shotgun sequence:
- the LOC103570629 gene encoding kinesin-like protein KIF21A isoform X2, translating into MMTDDSSVRVAVRIRPQVAREVIDMCRICTQVPVGEPQVFLGADKAFTYDYVFDTSVEQTEIYESCVRKLVEGALDGYNATVLAYGQTGSGKTYTMGTGFDIEVDDQVVGIIPRAIKHLFDGIATKQAKARERGHMPPEFKVTAQFLELYNEDLKDLLEPGGPRGGARIHEDTSGNIHLTGVEPRVVTNPEQALEYLRLGALSRTTGSTQMNTQSSRSHAIFTLYIKQQRCIRVEDPDADVDTSSDPMNEFETLTAKFHFVDLAGSERLKRTGATGDRAKEGISINCGLLALGNVISALGDKSKRALHVPYRDSKLTRLLQDSLGGNSQTCMIACISPSDRDFMETLSTLKYANRARNIKNKVTINQDKSSRTIASLRREIQQLQLELLEFRQGKRVAGEDGVNDAWHENQMLSSEMQSLRTRVKALSETVEALTAKNSLLLAEKAAGQWVSAGNDDVSQLVLGYVQEIEELRARLLEAEAMYQQLKKRQQQTTVTNPYPVDTYMFSETPSILDTAKKDVQKDINKLDALKEQQTASKEDDDDADADNTENGQESLSEDDSDDELDRKEEDDQEMAMGRELEALTSDIDVKQRLIQELEMSQRRLHSMKQHYEDKLAQLQARIRDTQEERDKVLSSLQQQASPPTEKVKKLRDEYEKKLTSMQKEMRILQSAKKEHARLLKNQSQSQMRLKSLHKELQDMKHAKVELLRKMRLESQRHKDNELRRNREIAQLRKESRRNANMIRTLEADKRMKEVVLRRKQEEVTALRKRDRGLSEKVAGRTPAKSLSSKSLKSRWQTFERTITKHTLIKQAAAETEREMERLLSEREQLGHDLEQLQKNREIFAAAHEDTTYFDEDIDNVKSKISYVQDSIAECQRDMMEMGDCDIEGEPGVDALISSIKSVDEAQYMLQKMLGFIVDQSCTAAQKQLEFRDMESRLNQVTQQSDVQHQLLEHVMRDRELFSFTNHDVNYSPSMSRSSSSDNSETYGHQGNAEGKRVKARQRKLQRNDLLFGSTTESKVDQQNQNQNHNHPLTRVPSAPGSLKGLVLTRGPHGGSPTLARRDSTSPRPLRRPHHGLGGSMEQVAQMDISSPPGSPTIYRRFNSREENVFSRLTAARQPLTTDPQPSKGIISPYPGKVQPRATLQCSHVAEGHSKAVLAIDVTHDLLFSGSKDRTVKVWDLGTGLENMTLTGHPNNVVAVKYSRLNNLLFSVSAAYVKVWDLRAANSCVKTLFSSGQTQSGSLSHTTPSRTLQLPVGEAAINDLSLSLDEQELYTASSDKVRTWDLRKLTYTGRFSTPHTAAVMCLAVAQDGRIITGSKDHLISLIDRNTSGQAVSLAPPHYDGVECLAPSGSILFSGSRDMCIKRWDLTKMELVQSLNNAHKDWILGLCTINNGSVMVSGCRGGILRAWSVAREPMGECNLMGEVRAHGSAINAVVTNQQHIFTASNSGEVKLWRVLDPFPAMSMSTMSI; encoded by the exons atGATGACTGACGATTCAAGTGTTCGTGTTGCTGTTCG gATAAGGCCTCAGGTAGCTAGAGAGGTGATTGACATGTGTCGAATATGTACACAAGTGCCGGTAGGCGAGCCCCAAGTATTCTTGGGAGCAGACAAAGCCTTTACGTATGACTATGTATTTGATACAAGTGTTGAACAGACTGAAATATACGAGAGCTGCGTTAGGAAGCTCGTGGAAGGTGCTTTGGATGGATACAATGCTACTGTCCTGGCTTACGGACAGACTGGGTCAGGTAAAACCTATACCATGGGTACGGGATTTGATATTGAGGTTGATGACCAGGTTGTCGGGATAATTCCTCGAGCAATAAAACATTTGTTTGATGGGATCGCTACCAAGCAGGCTAAAGCGCGTGAACGTGGGCACATGCCTCCGGAGTTTAAG GTGACGGCacaatttttagaattgtATAATGAAGATTTGAAAGATTTACTTGAACCCGGAGGACCTCGAGGTGGTGCTAGAATTCATGAAGACACTTCGGGAAATATTCATCTTACTGGAGTTGAACCCCGGGTGGTAACTAATCCGGAGCAAGCATTGGAATATTTGAGGCTTGGTGCCTTGTCACGAACAACTGGATCCACGCAGATGAACACTCAGTCATCGCGATCACATGCTATTTTTACTTTGTACATTAAACAGCAGCGGTGTATCAGGGTTGAAGATCCAGATGCTGATGTCGACACGAGCAGCGATCCGATGAATGAATTCGAGACATTGACAGCTAAATTTCACTTCGTTGACTTGGCGGGCTCGGAAAGATTGAAACGAACTGGTGCCACTGGAGATCGTGCTAAAGAAGGGATTTCTATAAATTGCGGACTGCTTGCTCTGGGGAATGTTATTTCTGCGCTGGGGGACAAGAGCAAGAGAGCACTGCACGTGCCTTATCGTGACTCAAAGCTGACACGTTTGTTACAAGATTCTCTAGGAGGTAACTCGCAGACTTGTATGATTGCTTGTATTTCTCCCAGCGATAGGGATTTTATGGAGACTCTGAGTACGCTCAAGTACGCTAACAGGGCGCGGAATATCAAGAACAAAGTTACTATTAACCAAGACAAGAGTTCGAGAACTATAGCTTCGTTGAGGCGAGAGATCCAGCAGTTGCAGCTGGAATTACTTGAGTTCCGGCAGGGTAAGCGAGTTGCTGGTGAGGATGGTGTCAATGATGCTTGGCATGAGAACCAGATGCTCAGCAGCGAGATGCAGAGTCTCAGAACAAGAGTTAAAGCACTTTCGGAAACTGTAGAAGCATTGACGGCGAAGAATTCGTTGCTGTTGGCTGAAAAAGCTGCAGGTCAATGGGTTTCTGCTGGTAATGATGATGTTTCTCAACTAGTTTTAGGATACGTCCAAGAAATTGAAGAATTGAGGGCACGGTTGCTAGAAGCGGAGGCCATGTATCAGCAGTTGAAGAAACGCCAGCAGCAAACTACTGTCACTAATCCTTATCCAGTTGATACTTACATGTTTAGTGAGACACCTTCAATTTTGGATACAGCGAAGAAAGACGTGCAGAAGGATATCAATAAATTGGATGCGTTGAAGGAACAGCAGACTGCTAGTAaggaagatgatgatgatgctgatgctgataatACTGAGAATGGACAAGAGTCACTTAGTGAAGACGATTCGGACGACGAGTTGGATCGTAAGGAAGAAGATGATCAGGAAATGGCCATGGGCAGAGAACTAGAGGCTTTGACTTCTGATATTGATGTAAAGCAACGTTTGATTCAAGAACTGGAGATGTCGCAACGGCGTTTGCATTCAATGAAGCAGCACTACGAGGACAAGCTTGCCCAGCTTCAAGCGCGGATTCGCGATACGCAAGAAGAACGTGACAAAGTTTTGTCTTCTTTGCAGCAGCAGGCATCTCCGCCTACAGAGAAGGTAAAGAAATTACGCGATGAGTACGAGAAGAAGTTAACGTCAATGCAGAAAGAAATGAGGATTTTGCAGTCGGCTAAAAAAGAACATGCGCGATTGCTGAAAAACCAGAGCCAGAGCCAGATGAGACTCAAAAGCTTACATAAAGAGCTTCAGGATATGAAGCATGCCAAGGTGGAGCTACTGAGAAAGATGCGATTGGAGTCACAGAGACACAAAGACAATGAGTTGAGACGTAACCGGGAAATTGCTCAGCTACGAAAAGAAAGCAGACGCAATGCCAATATGATCCGGACTCTTGAGGCAGACAAACGCATGAAAGAAGTTGTTTTGAGACGTAAACAAGAAGAAGTTACTGCTTTGAGAAAACGCGACCGCGGGTTGAGTGAAAAAGTTGCTGGGCGTACTCCTGCTAAATCACTTAGCTCGAAAAGTTTGAAATCCCGATGGCAGACATTCGAAAGAACAATTACTAAGCATACTCTTATTAAACAGGCTGCTGCTGAAACTGAGCGTGAGATGGAGCGTTTATTGTCTGAACGTGAACAATTGGGACATGATTTGGAACAGCTCCAAAAAAATCGTGAAATATTTGCTGCCGCTCATGAAGACACGACTTATTTTGACGAAGATATTGATAATGTCAAGAGCAAAATATCTTATGTCCAAGATAGTATCGCCGAGTGCCAAAGAGACATGATGGAAATGGGAGACTGCGATATAGAAGGTGAACCAGGTGTCGATGCTCTTATTTCATCGATAAAATCTGTTGACGAGGCTCAATATATGCTTCAAAAAATGCTTGGATTTATTGTCGATCAGAGCTGCACTGCCGCTCAAAAACAGCTTGAGTTCCGGGATATGGAATCGCGACTAAATCAGGTCACTCAGCAAAGCGACGTTCAGCACCAATTGCTCGAGCACGTGATGCGTGATCGTGAACTATTTTCTTTTACAAACCATGACGTCAATTACAGTCCTTCTATGTCCCGGTCTTCATCTTCTGATAa cagCGAGACGTATGGACATCAAGGAAATGCCGAAGGCAAACGTGTAAAAGCACGTCAACGTAAACTTCAGCGCAACGATTTATTGTTTGGCAGCACAACCGAGTCGAAAGTTGATCAGCAAAACCAAAACCAAAACCACAATCATCCACTGACGCGAGTTCCAAGCGCTCCAGGAAGTTTAAa GGGTTTGGTATTAACGCGAGGACCGCATGGTGGATCTCCAACACTTGCTAGACGTGATAGCACATCTCCACGACCGCTACGTCGTCCTCATCATGGACTTGGTGGTTCCAT GGAACAGGTGGCACAAATGGACATATCGTCGCCACCTGGATCGCCTACAATCTATAGAAGATTCAATAGTCGTGAGGAAAATGTATTTTCACGATTAACAGCAGCTCGTCAGCCATTGACGACAGATCCACAGCCTAGTAAAGGTATTATATCACCGTATCCTGGTAAAGTTCAACCACGAGCGACTTTACAGTGCAGTCATGTTGCTGAAGGTCATAGCAAAGCTGTTCTAGCTATTGATGTAAcacatgatttattatttagcgGGTCTAAag atcgaACGGTTAAGGTGTGGGACCTGGGAACGGGACTGGAGAATATGACACTGACAGGACACCCGAACAATGTGGTTGCGGTTAAATATTCTcggttaaataatttattattcagtgTGTCGGCGGCTTATGTGAAAGTCTGGGATCTGAGAGCCGCTAATTCATGTGTTAAGACACTTTTCTCATCGGGACAGACTCAGAGTGGATCACTGTCGCACACTACGCCCTCAAGGACGTTGCAGCTACCAGTGGGAGAGGCTGCGATAAATGATCTGTCGTTGAGTTTGGATGAGCAAGAATTGTACACGGCTTCGAGTGACAAAGTCAGGACCTGGGATTTGAGAAAACTGACGTACACAGGCCGGTTTAGTACTCCGCATACCGCTGCTGTAATGTGTCTCGCGGTTGCTCAAGACGGTCGCATTATTACTGGAAGTAAAGATCATTTGATTTCGTTGATTGATAGAAATACTTCTGGACAAGCTGTCAGTCTTGCACCGCCACACTATGACGGGGTTGAATGCCTCGCTCCAAGTGGCTCTATACTTttttcag GGTCAAGGGATATGTGCATCAAGCGTTGGGACTTGACTAAAATGGAGCTAGTGCAATCATTAAATAATGCTCACAAAGATTGGATCCTCGGGCTTTGCACCATCAACAACGGATCCGTGATGGTGTCAGGTTGCCGCGGGGGAATTTTGCGAGCTTGGTCCGTAGCCCGGGAGCCAATGGGTGAGTGCAATCTAATGGGAGAAGTTCGTGCTCACGGATCAGCAATAAATGCCGTAGTTACAAACCAGCAGCACATCTTTACCGCCAGCAA CTCGGGTGAAGTTAAACTCTGGCGAGTTTTAGATCCTTTTCCTGCAATGTCTATGTCCACAATGTCTATCTAA